The following coding sequences are from one Carcharodon carcharias isolate sCarCar2 chromosome 11, sCarCar2.pri, whole genome shotgun sequence window:
- the nipa1 gene encoding magnesium transporter NIPA1, whose product MGSEPEQSAGASLGLSIALLSSLVNGSTFVLQRKGILRAESRGASYLTELAWWSGTVGMGLAQIGNLVAYNTAPAALVTPLGALGVPFGSLLASYMLQEKLNLLGKLGCLLSCAGSIILLIHAPRTESVTSSVQLEEKLADPVFLGYTCIILALLILLIFWIAPSHGSTNVLVYISICSLLGSFTVPSCKGIGLAAQDAFSGDPSSQRALCLFVILLVTLICSILIQFMYINKALQYFDSSIFSAIYYVVFTVLVILASAILFREWSDVGFVDFLGMLCGFITVSIGIVLLQVFKEFSISASDLRKITSKKH is encoded by the exons ATGGGGTCTGAGCCGGAGCAGAGTGCAGGCGCCTCCTTGGGACTCAGCATCGCTCTGCTTTCCAGCCTCGTGAATGGCTCTACTTTCGTTTTGCAAAGAAAAGGCATCCTTCGAGCTGAGAGTAGAG GTGCTTCCTATTTAACAGAATTGGCTTGGTGGAGTGGAACTGTCGGAA TGGGACTGGCTCAAATAGGAAATCTTGTAGCATACAACACTGCCCCTGCTGCATTGGTAACGCCACTAGGAGCCCTCGGTGTCCCATTTGG GTCACTTTTGGCTTCCTATATGTTGCAGGAGAAACTAAACTTGCTAGGAAAATTAGGATGTTTACTAAGCTGTGCAGGTTCAATTATACTGCTCATTCATGCTCCCAGAACTGAGAGTGTAACATCAAGTGTGCAACTGGAAGAGAAACTTGCAGATCCAG TATTTCTTGGTTACACCTGCATCATTCTAGCACTTCTCATCCTGCTTATTTTCTGGATTGCACCTTCCCATGGCTCCACCAACGTCCTGGTTTACATTAGTATTTGTTCGTTACTGGGTAGCTTCACTGTACCCAGCTGTAAAGGCATTGGCTTAGCCGCTCAAGATGCATTTAGTGGTGATCCATCAAGCCAAAGAGCACTGTGCCTTTTTGTCATCCTGTTGGTAACACTGATTTGCAGTATTCTCATTCAGTTTATGTACATTAATAAGGCTTTGCAATACTTTGATTCTTCCATATTCAGTGCTATATACTACGTGGTTTTCACAGTTTTGGTCATactggcatctgccatcctctttCGAGAGTGGAGTGATGTTGGATTTGTAGATTTTCTTGGTATGCTGTGTGGATTCatcactgtttccattggaatcGTCCTCTTGCAGGTCTTCAAAGAATTCAGCATCTCTGCCAGTGACTTAAGAAAAATCACTTCAAAGAAACACTGA